The nucleotide sequence TAAAAAGAGACAGAAATGCACTGATCTCATTGTTAACCTAAGATCCTAGTACTGTCACATCACATTATTAAATATTTCACTACTCACACACCAACAATGACTAGACGTGGCCCCCATTTCTTATCTATTATAATTCCTAGCTCTCTGATCAATCCAAATATATTCAATCTGGGTCCCTACCCAAGGCCAATGTGGGCACACGGGGTGAGTGGAATTTTTGACCAACCCGTGTGATGTTATTGAgcgtgtttggcagtgcgtttgcactgcgttcagttgcaacacacctcacagcaccacagttttttgtgacacgccaaacagcttttgcgtttcaactcacctcacagcaccacagctttttacctcacagcacctcaccacacctcacagcactcccaaacgcttacattATTCTTGGGaagtcaagaagaagaagagagagagtgtgtgtttgATGAGTGGTCCAGATATTTTGGTATAGTGATATGATGATAATGCTGGTAGGTAAGTATGTTCgtagtaataaaaataaaataaatttatattaacataaaatgcaaataaaaaatgaaaatttatgtgtatattgaaacatttttatgcttgtggttataaaaataaaacaaaggcaACAGACCAAGACAGTATCGGCacagatatcaacaaaattttgGGTGTATTTACTAAATATTGGGGTGCCAATTAAAAATACTCCTTAAATATAATctcatatgaaataaaatgtaatgataaaaaaaatttaatataattttttatatcacTATCGGTTTCGTTAAcaataatcactttgtccaAGTTATCTTGACAAACGGTTACCCAAGGTCTCCCATTAATGCTTTAGGTACATATAAGATTGCTCAGCTGCATGAGTTATGTCGTACACAAAACTACTAGAAGCATTTATTTAAGTGTAGACGATTTATATTTCCTCTTGAAATCACAGTGTTATAATTTACCTCATTTGTTTGAGTATCGAAATGTTGGGCTAGTTTgctagagcatttgtaaagtagcagaaatgctggataATTTTAATAACAGATATGTTGCTTGAATgttgggtaggtgtttggttgaacttttactgttaacatttgtgatATGTAGCATATTGAATAAATTACATGCAGGGGTAacatgcattttagttgtaatatagacatataaatgtacttaaaaataaaaattaatttatctaacataattaattaataattgacAATCACAGGGGTATAATGGGAATAAGTAGATTTAATGGGGACAAAATAGACAATTCTCATGCAAATGCTAGGGAAATGCTTCATATAAGTAGCATTgtaaaagtagtataaaatgttgatgaaaatgTCTCGGCATATGTGCACAAAAATAGTGTTTGGATGGTAACtaacatttatactagcaagtagtataaatactAGTAAAAAACCTCTTCCAAACAGTCCCGTTACTTGGTGGTTATGATTGGACATATTCCATTtataattcattaaatttttgagaATTAGATAACTcagaagtaaaaaataaaaaaaacataaaaaaaaatcttaaaatgaaaatcaagaaaaaagtgGTAGTTGTCGAAGTCGACAATAAGAAAGGGGAGTAGTCGTAGTCAGCAACAATTTAGACaagaaaattttcagattttatatcatatccttattttttgttaatcaaTGTCAATCAAATCAATTGTCATTTGTCAATGTTAATGGGggtttataaaacaaaaaagaggggTACCAATACTCACGCCGTATGCATAATAATGTAACAAAAATTTGTGTGGAATAATAGTATAGAAAAAGTTATGTACTTGCGTTATGGGAAAATATTAGTATTGAGGATGGTTTGAcaagattggaaaaaaaaaatttccaatgaCCTAATTGTAAACGATCCTATTTTTTAATGGTCTATCCATACTTTCCCCCTTATGTTAttcatttttaaaagaaaagaaaatcaaacttcGGATCTTGTATATGTTTTAAGAGTAGATTAGTGGGTTTATGTtattatcaaaatttaaaaaaaaattaaaaaataaaagagaggagAAATTGAATAAacatcttataaaaaaaaaaatttaaaaattttcatataattatataaaccCACCAGTAACATGTCTTTCATCAACACTTTATCATGTTGTAGTGTGTGTGCCtttgcttctctcttttttatgcCTTTTAAGTGATTTGTTCTATCAAGCAACCCAACAAATCTCAATCTCCCTCTAAAGATAATTGTGATAAAAACTCAGAGACAATTATGATAAATAGAGGTAATATATTACTGATTATTTTCTTGTCacataaataactcaaaaagaaaaaaaattccaaaggcATTGCCCCTCCGCTGCTTAATTGTGCTCCAATTCGGATCAAAATCCACCACCGTATACAAATAATTATCAATCTAACAAGGATGCATGAGTTATACGTTTCATATGCGTAAAGTTTATAATAGCAATTTCAATGGTGCACCTACAATTACTGTATAATACCTCAAAATTTTGTTATAAGAGGGTAGTCAAAAGAAATGAAGCTCCTATTCCATCCTTGTCAACAGAAAAATCCAAGGTTATACAATATTGACTATAATTTAGTGTACAAAGTTTCTCTAACAAAGCCACCAGATTGGATTAGTGTCAAAATTGGGAGGAAACACTTTCCACAACTGACTGGGAAGAAAATGGCATATTTAGAAGAACAAATGCCAACCTTCAAGAAGCAACCAAGAAGATAATGAGAAAAGCATTTGCAGTGTTAAGCCTGTAATGAAATTGCAGTGTCATTCTTATGCCTCGAACCCTTAACTTTCTTATGTGAACTATCTCTGGATTTGAGAGATTTCCGTTTCTTTGAGACTGTCTTCTCTGTTACTACTTCAGAAGTATGTTTTTCCTCTTCATCAGCGTGTTCCTCTGAAAGCATGCCATCCATGGTCTTGCTTTCATTATGCGTCAACGATTCATCTTTAGGTTGGGTGTTAGATTCTGGTTCAATAACTGACATTCCTGTAAGAGTATAGTCCAGTAGGAAAGTGCTCCTAACAAGTCTGTCTACCCTACTAAAGTGTCGCTGAGAGTACGGGATAAGACCTTCAAGGAGTTCACCAATGCCTCTTATCTGAAACATCATTATCAAACAGAAAATGTTGAACAGGAAAATAACCATTTTGCAAATCTAGAAATAATTTTAACTTTAGAACCAAAAAAACCATTAGTATACACACAGACAAGGGGCTTCTAAGAAAGTGTCATTAGGGGAAGGAGGAAATATAGGAAGTGTTAAGATTTAAGAAGAGGCATAACAGCACAGAAAATCTCAAAACATCTACTGCCTCCAGGTAAGAAATCACTCTTCTAATATTGGAGTACATCAAACTACAACATCCACTGCATTTCAGTTTAATGTCCCAATCAATCCATCAGCGATGTGTTTAATTACGCCACTATCTGACACCCTAAGGAAAGCATTATTtggagtttaaaaaaaaaaaaaaaagaaacgaaaaacTAACAACAAACATAATCCACAAGAAAATGCTAGAATATCCAAAGCAACACTTTCTTATTTAACAAATGAAAACAGAGCACAAGTACTCGTACCTCAAGAATCTCTGTTGGAGGAAGGATGTTGAAGATCCTAAAAAGCGCAAATTGTGCTACATGACACAGCTTTGGCTTGGTATTCCATTCACGAACATACTCTATAAGTTGACGAAACTCTTCCTTGCCAAGAGCACGAAAGGCTTTCTCCATCTGATCTTCAGCCTCCCTCTTCCTGAGTAGTAGCAGGCTTATAAGTTATAAGATATCGCAATCATAAAAAGTCGACAAAAGCATTCAGAAATTTTGCTGACCTGGAAAGTTCAGTAAATAAGCTTAGGAGTTTATGAGGCCTCCGAAGTTCAAACGCTAACTGGATGGCTTTAGTGTAATCATCATCTAGAAGAGCATTTTCCAATTCTTGTGCTCTCAAAACCCCTTCTTCCTGTATTCACATTAAGGTTGATTAAGTCACCAGTGAGATTTTCCAAAAAGGAAGTAACTGAAATAAACAGAAATATATTTAAACTACACCATTCCGAGGCCTGTAGTTGAAGAATTCTCTGCACTAACATTATTTTCCCCATGGTTACAGTGTCGATTGTGTTTTAAATCAGAAAGAACCACATGCCTAAACATTACTACATTAACTACCCCAAGCAAACCACTGATTCCATAGTAAGCACTGAAACAAAACCACAACTATTACAAACTAAAATGGATCAGATTTGAAGCAATTGCTCACCCCAGGCAAGAAACAATGAAAACAACTAGTGGCATGCCATATCCATAATTTTCTGAAGTTGGAAAAGAAGAGAGGCAGAGGCACCATATCGAGTTGCTGCAAGGACTCACCTCTTTACGAAAAGCTTCTTCTTTATCAGAAGCAGTTGAATCAAACCAAAGATTGACAAGAGCATCACTGCCACCAGTGGCAAACATCTCTGTTTTCTTTCCAACAGCCAAGGCCCAAACCTGCAGAGAAAAAACTAGTGAGCAGAAGAACATGACAATGTTATTGTAGAGGATCACTGAAAAACAAAACCATGAACCAGGCAATGTCAGAATGAAATTAAAAAGTATTATGGGTCACAgagatgagaaagaaaaaaaaaaggcttaaTCACAATATAGTTAATTAGTTATTGTCAACTGAATACATTCTGTAGCTTTCATCCCACTTTGTTATAACTGTACAAATATGTActaaaaaatgagagaaaagttCTAGTATTTTTTAAACTGAATAAACAATAGCCAAGCAATCAAACTCTAGCTGGCCAAAAATTAGTTAGAATATTCACTACAAGCAATTAGGAACATGTAAGAACTTTAAGTCCAAACAAGtaaaattttgaagtaaattgtagAAAGCATGTGTTCTCTGGAGACATCAGAAGGAAGACCGATAAATGTCTATGTTCATTATACAAATAATAAGTATGAACATGTGCATGTGTCGGTGTAACAGATATAGTGAAACAACACCATCCCAATGTTTAACCACCAAATCAAGCAAGCCATTAGCCCAatcaaaacaaatcaataacTTAATTTGACCCTCCTATTGAAAAACTATAAACTTAAGAAATAAATATTGTTAGTTTATCACAAACCACAAAATGTTCGAAGACCAAATCAGAAAAGTAATTTCCCCAATTTAAACAAACTGATAATCAAATCCtcctattgaattttttttcccaacttAGGAACAATAAAATGTTAATTCATCACCAACCATTCATTCTTTTCCCAGACATCAAAACATATAGGAAAGAGCTGCCTTATGTGCGAAAGCCGAAAATTTAACTTTCTAAAGCTGACAACTAATGCACATTTTACCTACCCCAAATAGAACAGATACAGTTATGACAGGTGCAAAGGAATTGCGTTCTATGGGTAAAGAACAGTCAATCAGTCATTTCCTATTTCCTGCCCCCAACTCCTCCCAGACCATGTAGTATGTACATCGATGGTTGTCCTttctattcttttttcttttctgaataGAACAGTAATTCCGTAAATCTTTTTAGATATGCTTCTAAGTTATATACCAACTCTTCCGAAAGTTTTTCCATTTTAATGTCATTGAATTCACTCCATTGACTTCATTGCGGATCAATTTTTAGATTCATATTTTGACTTCAAAGCCTTTGCAACATGAAAAAAGTGATATAGCAACTTAATGAATAAAAGGGGAAAAACCAATGTAGAATTGGTCAAATGTGTATGTTTGAAATCTTATGTAAAATAAAGTTCTATATATCCATACCAGCATCAAAAAATATCCtgtacaaaataataataatgaactCTTCAGGATATGAATaattaaaagccaaaaaaatgGTTATCAATGACCTTGTCCTCATGTTGATCATATGTAGCCATGCATTCACTAGTTTTAACTGTCCACAACTTTACCAAACCATCAGCACCTACAAAGTATTAGAAATTCCTTCAGTAAGATAGCAATTTAAATCAGGTCTCTCAAATGTAAACCAGAACAATTCAGCAACATTACCACAAGAAACAAATTGGGTCCCACGGATAAGAAACGATGCTCTTAATACACTTGATGTGTGCCCCTCAAATGTTTTTAAGCATGAACCATCAGATATAGCCCAGATCTTTATAGTTTTATCACCAGATGCTGTTATGACACATTGATCAACTGGTGAAAACTCTACCGACCAAATTCCTCTTTTATGCCCCTTAAGTACAACTACAGATACCAGATCCGGAAGCCTCCACACGCAAGCAGTCCGGTCCTGACAAAGAAACATTCAAACAAAGTTgtgagggaaaaaaatatttttcaattcaaGAAAGGTCAAAATGAGCATGTATCAAGTTCTTCACACTTGAGAATCATGGAGGAACAGTAGGGTGCCGGGTTTGATTATCGGGTAGGAGTGAGGTGAGGGAATTTGGGTGGGGTCCTGGGAATAGTTTCCCCTGTGGGGgcctgatttatcaaaaaaaaaaaagttagtaaTGTACTGCACATGATGCAAAGTACGTTACCCTTTCCCTCAAAGAATAAAGTATATAACCGTGTAACttattaaacaaaaatcaagaaataGAGAATAAATAAACAtccaaacagaaagaaaaataatggatacataaatttaattttactgAATGTTTGAAATAGCCTATACACAATGCAAGGGTAAGCTATGTGCAACTGGCCATTCTCTGACCCCGCCTCCACTGTGGACGGCTGGACGCATTGTGGACAGGAATTGTTTCCTTTAAGATCATAGTCTTAGAGTCTAACTAATAAAAGATTCCCCACAGAGACTGAACAATATTGTTTAGAaagcaaagaagaaaataatttttttttgtagaaacaCGTACACCTAATAAACAATTGAATTAGATGGGAGAGAAGTAATAAAAATTAAGGTATTTAAATATTTTGGCTTGATTTTCAAGATGACGAAGAGTCGAAGACATTGGTGAAAACATAGCTAATAGAATTAAAAACGGGCAGATGAAGTGGAGTAGTGCATATGGGGTTTTATGTGATTGAAGGATTCCTTTAAGGTTGAAAAGAAACTTTATAGGTTAGATATACAATCCGCAATGATGTATAATTCTGAGTGTTGGACTATTAAGAGACAAGATATCAAAAAAATGTATGTAAAAGAAATGCAAATACTTCGTTAGATGTATGGGCATGTACAAAGTAGAGTGCAGTGTGGCAGTGAAaagaatcgagagaatttgtataggtgGAGTAGAACATGAAGAAGAACACCTAAAAAGTCACggcttgaagtagtaagaaaggaTAGGAATTCGATAACAATTGATGATCGTAGGATCCTAGTTAGAAATGAATAGCAGAAACGAATATTAGTGGATTcgtgttgattttctcatagactcatgtagctaACCCCAACATTTTGGAacaaaggcttgaatgatgatgatgagaaacATGTACACGGACTCTCCCACCCTCCTATAGCTTCAAAGAAAcaattttccttttaaatgGAAAGAATTTTTTTGAACATTTTTTAAGAGCTAAACCATTCTTATCGGAGTAAACTTGTAATCAATAATAAGTTAATTACCAACCTGAGAACCGCTACAAACTAGACTATCATTTGGAGCGACATGCACAGAGTTTATATCCTTATCATGTGCAGCTACAGCAGCCTTCGCCTTCAAACTGGCAGGTTGTTCCAAATCATTTGAGATACCATCTAAACTCCATACCTTAATGGTACGATCACTGAACAAAATAATGATATATGTTATATCACAACAAAACAATCAtctaagccaaaaaaaaaaagttaatatgCATCAAACAGTGCTAGAGGATGCTCAATGCCAAATCTCATGAAGTGGTGAAAGCAAAAAAATGAGTTACACTAAATCATTTACAAGTGGCAAAACATCAAGAGAATGTGCAAATTAGTTCCAAGGCATATCAGGAAAGCAACTACAGAATCACCATCAggctggacaaaaaaaaaagaaatggcaTAAGACGTAGGAGAAATATCAGAATTTTCAGTATTTAACAAACACCTGTTTTCATGATTGTGACATATAAACATTCCATAAAATCCAATCCTCAAGCTGTGACTTGACAAGGTTTATATAGTAGCTTATTATCCATGGCATCCCCAATGATATGAGACAAAAAAGATCATAATGCCACAAACCCATCTGCAAAATGATGCATTTTACCATCATCCTATGTGAAAGTAATGAAGTATTGTTTTCGGGAACAAGGAGGGATTATAAAAGCAGTCCATGAGTAGCATATAGATATCCGATATAACCAAATTAGAACCAGTGAATGTTTGGTTGAGTGTGCTCATGACTTAATAACTAATCTTACACAAAAGTAATGCTCAAGATGTACAGAGAGACAAAGTGTGCTCCAGCTTTTTCATGGCCTATTCTACCTAATGCCACTATCGTATGTATGAAAACCATAATACGAGTCATCATTAAATTACAAGCCTTCATGTTTCTTTTTCTGCTAGTAGTGATCAGGTCTCTTCCGCACCACAAGTCAAACAACAAGGAACTTTTCCTTGTTTACAAGATAAGAGTATTTTTCAGGTAAAAACTACAACCCAAGATCTTATTCAAATAGCACAGACTCATGGTCAGAGCACAAATATAACAGCTACTAATGACTGAATGAGGATTAACTGCACAATTTGTAACATCTTACAACAATATCCTTGCTAAATCTAAATACATCTACCAAATTCAAATTTAGTCATAGATTGTCATGCATGCCAGTTGATCAAAATTTTTCAAGCAACCTAATCAGTTAAAACACTCTATAGATCATTTCTGCAAGGGAAAAAAGAGCCCAAAGAATACAGATCAATGGAGCGTAGATTGCATTGCAAATAAAGAGGCTATAGAGAACAGGTTCATAGAAATAGTTCTGACCTACTGCCACTAACGAAGAAATTACGCCCCTTCTTTGAAAAAGAAATAGCTCCTACAGCTCCCATATGACCAGTGCCAATTCCAACACAACTTCTTGTTTCCGAATCCCACAGCCTTACCTATAAAGCAAACAGAGTCAAGTCGTCTTTAACAcatcatagagagagagagggagggagggagagagagagagattgcctAAGAATGTAATTAATGGGTACACAAAAAAATTAACCCCACCAGAGCATTTTCTACGTAGAACTGTACATGCAAATTAAAACAATTGAGGCATAAATGAAACAATGACAAAAACTACTGTAACTGTTCTAGAATAGCCAGACAGGCAAATATAAGAGAAGCTTACATTGTTGTCCTTACTTCCTGTGACAATAAGTGTTCTTCCAGAACTTGAAACACAGGTATCTAGGCACAGAATAATTTCAGTATGACCTGCCAAGACATAGGAACATGACATGGAAGCAAGGTCATAGACTCGAACCTGCAAGCATGCAAATACTCACAAGTTAGGAACGAACCTTAATGACTTCAAAGTTCATAATGGATTATGTCCGTCCCACACACAATTCAATTTTGCTAGTAATTTCAATAAGTCTCACACTTAATTGTCCTACAGCAGGCAAACAATCTTAAACGATATATGACAAAAATGGGATGGCTTTGATGCACCTTTTGAATGGTACAAGTTTTGCTTGATGTACATAATAGAAAACACTAAGAAACTATCTATCCCTCGACTATATGCATATCTTAACAAACAAAATCATAAACTCTAGCAAAATTATGCTGCTCAAGTTGTTCAATGGGTGTCGGGTGATTTAGATTACAGTACAGGCATGCCTTGAGAATGTTCAAGTCTTGTATCTAGGCAATACGCAGCAAGAGGATATAACAAGTACCAAACCTCACTTAAGATCAGAGAATTGTGGTCAATGTCAAAACTTTGCAAACAATTTAAATGCCACCAGTAGACTTTAATCTTCTATTTAGAACCAACTAAGTTACGTTAGAATCAAATTATCTATCTATTTATATCCCTATGATTCTGCGCAGATACATTTATAAAGAAATCTGGCATGTCACCTGCTCCAGATTTGTAGCAACAGCGAGAAACTTTTCCTCGTCCCCCAGAAACTTTACATCCACAATTTCTTCATTATTTCCCACAAGCCTTTTACTTAAGACTAAATTCAGCCTCTCTTCATGTTCCACTGGGGAATAGAAAAGAAACTGCTCATCAGCAGTCACACAAAGCAATCCTTGATCTAAGGGAAGGATGATGGCAGCAGTGAAGCCCCTTCTTGACTCATCCATGTTTGAGCTAACCATAACATCCGAGGACTTTTGTTCATACAGACAAACTGCACTGTCAAAATGATAATAAGAAAATCAGTTTTTTGGAAACAATTGAGACTAGTAGGAAATAGTCTCAAGGACCAGCAAATTCAAACAATCCCCAAGGAGTCCCTGCTTCATTCATACAAGATAGATTTCATTCAAAATATGCAAAATTGCAAATAAGCATTAccctctttatcaaaaaaaataaagtattaCCCTTCAGAGTACCAAACTCGTACAATCCCGCGTTCACCAACTGAGATAAAATAAAGTCCCGACCCACCATTCTTCCCAGTTAGCTGATTGTGCTTATCAAGAGAAGAAGCAAAATGAGTCCCAGAATTAATTACGCATATAGCTTCTAGCACCTCATATGTTGGTATAGTCTTCTTCCAACCATAATCATGAAGGTCCCACAAGTTCACAACCTGTAATCAAGACATTAGAAAATTATAATCTGATTGATGAGACATACAATTAACATACATTCGTcagtcaaaatttttaaaaattagaaacaTAATACAGATGTCCCTGATAATTCTACCGATCAAATTGAAGCACATTTAAGCATTCAAACATAAGTGTTTATGGAAGTTGACAATTTTATCATGGCAGGAACAAGCTACGACTAAAACCTGAAACTTGATTCCTGTATCCTTAGCAATGACAATTACaaatagaaataaataaaatcgaTTCAGCATTATAAAAAGAGACAAAGATCTTAAAGAGGTCACTTATGCGCAAGACATTTTTAAGAGTTCAGCAATGCAAAAAACATCATTAAGAGGTAACAGGGGATTCACAAATGTGAATAAAAAAGATGGGCCTCTAAATTTTGCAGAAAtggatatatatgatataattcCCACTATTTGCTCCCAATAGACTGTCTACTACACAAATGAAGGGTCACAAACAATGATAAAATCAGTTATCAGTTTACTATGTTGGCTAGAATTGCTGCTGTGATGAATATGTTTTTATCTATTTATCTATTTTGGTCAGTCTGTGGTTTGTTTAGTCAACTGTcctatttagtcttctttgcTTATGGTCTGTTTCGTCTTTTCCCTTTTCTAGGGTTACATCTTATTTTGATCTTGTACGCCGTTGTAAAACGTGACAAGTGTATCACCACCTC is from Tripterygium wilfordii isolate XIE 37 chromosome 14, ASM1340144v1, whole genome shotgun sequence and encodes:
- the LOC120015443 gene encoding transducin beta-like protein 3, which produces MASVQLKKNYRCVPSLQQFYTGGPFVVSSDGSFLVCSCGELIKIVDSTNASIRETIEGDGEAATALALSPDDKLLFSAGHSRQIRVWDLSTLKCVRSWKGHEGPVMGMACHASGGLLATAGADGKVLVWDVDGGFCTHYFKGHKGVVSSVIFHPDPQKPLLFSGGDDATVRVWDLLAKKCVATLDRHFSTITSITISEDGWTLLSAGRDKVVNLWDLHDYGWKKTIPTYEVLEAICVINSGTHFASSLDKHNQLTGKNGGSGLYFISVGERGIVRVWYSEGAVCLYEQKSSDVMVSSNMDESRRGFTAAIILPLDQGLLCVTADEQFLFYSPVEHEERLNLVLSKRLVGNNEEIVDVKFLGDEEKFLAVATNLEQVRVYDLASMSCSYVLAGHTEIILCLDTCVSSSGRTLIVTGSKDNNVRLWDSETRSCVGIGTGHMGAVGAISFSKKGRNFFVSGSSDRTIKVWSLDGISNDLEQPASLKAKAAVAAHDKDINSVHVAPNDSLVCSGSQDRTACVWRLPDLVSVVVLKGHKRGIWSVEFSPVDQCVITASGDKTIKIWAISDGSCLKTFEGHTSSVLRASFLIRGTQFVSCGADGLVKLWTVKTSECMATYDQHEDKVWALAVGKKTEMFATGGSDALVNLWFDSTASDKEEAFRKEEEGVLRAQELENALLDDDYTKAIQLAFELRRPHKLLSLFTELSRKREAEDQMEKAFRALGKEEFRQLIEYVREWNTKPKLCHVAQFALFRIFNILPPTEILEIRGIGELLEGLIPYSQRHFSRVDRLVRSTFLLDYTLTGMSVIEPESNTQPKDESLTHNESKTMDGMLSEEHADEEEKHTSEVVTEKTVSKKRKSLKSRDSSHKKVKGSRHKNDTAISLQA